From Cyanobacteriota bacterium:
GGCAACTGTTGGCATTTGGGTGTTCGACAAGTCACAACAGACTAGTTTCGTCAATCATCACTTACTCACTACCTTGGGCTACACCTACGATGAAATGGTCGGCAGACCCCTATCAGCCTTCCTTGAGAGTGATGACCAAGCCACTATTCCATTACCAAACGCTGATGACTTAGTGCCGCCTGCGCTACCCATGAACGGGCATTATTCTGCGGAAACCCATGCAATTACCAAGCAAGAATTGCGACTGCGGTGTAAGGATAATTCATTTCGGTGGATGTTGATGTCTACCCAGCCGCTATATAGCAATACAAAGGATTTTCTTGGCGTTGTCACCATCCTTACGGACTTGAGCGAGACCAACTTGTTCGATCGCCAGTTGCAACGCCTCTTGAGTGACACTACCCATACTACTGGACAAAACTTTTTAGAGACTCTAGTGCAGCGGTTAGCTGAAGTCTTAGCCATGGACTGTGTATTGATTACCCAGGTACAAAACGAGCAGTTGCAAACCCATGCTGCTTGGGTCAATGGGCAACTGCGCCCAAGCATCACCTATGCCATTGCTAACAGCCCTGATAAGCGCACCCTCTACAATGGGGACTACTGCTGTGCTCAAGAGTTGCAACGTCATTTTCCTAATCTAGAGCCGGTGCTGCCCTCTGGACTAGAAAGCTATCTGGGAGTCGTGCTGCGTGCGTCTGAAGGGGAAGTGATTGGCACTATGGCTCTCTGGAGCACCAGAGCTATCCATATGACCTATAGTCTCAAAACCTTGTTACAGCTCTTTGCCCCTCGTGTGGTTACCGAGTTGAACCGCCAACGAGAACTAGATGAGCTACAGCAAACAGCAGAAAACCTGCGTCGTGAACTACAGGAGCAGAGTCTAGTCATTCAAGATGGGGAAAAGCGGTTCTGTGACATCGCTAATAGCTTGCCGGTGTTTCTGTGGATGGCGACCGAACGAGAAAAACGCTGGTTTTCTAACCGTGCTTGGACAGACTTTACAGGGCGCGATCGCTATGAGCAACTGGGCCATGGCTGGACAGAGCATATCCATGCCGATGATATTAACCACTATCTAGATGCCTATCTGGCTGCATTTGATGCCCACGAACCCCTAACAATTGAGTATCGCCTCAAGCACAAAGATACCAAAGACTATCACTGGATTGTGGATCAAATTGCTCCTCGTAAGAACCCAGATGGTAGTTTTGCTGGTTACATCGGCGTTGGTTTCGATATTACAGCCTATCGTCAGACAATTAACAGACTGCAAGAAACGTTACAGCGGCAGCAACAGGATAGTGAAAAACGCCTTGCTAACTTGACCAAAATCCTACGCCAATTTCGGAAACCACTGGCAACGATCGTCGATCAACTCAAAGCCCTAGCCAGCGATACAAGCCACCAAAGCAGCAGCCCTAGCAAGCACCTCGCTAGAATCCAGGCATCTGTGCAACAGATGGGAGAACTGCTAGAGAATGGGTTGATTGCCAATCAGATTGAAACTGACGAACTTAGCTTTAATCCACAGACTGTGAACCTAGTGCAGGTTTGTGAAGAGATTGTTAATCGGCTAAAGAACGAAAATCCTGATCATGTCTTCCGGACAAATTTTTGGCAAGAAGATATTCGGGGTGATCAGCAGCTTATGAGTGCAAGACTCGACCCTAAGTTATTGCAACGGATTTTGCAATGCTTGATTTCCAATGCAGTTAAGTACTCGCCTCCTAAAAGCACGATTCAAATTCGGTTAATCAAAGGGCTTAAGGGTCAAGATTTAGTGGCGATCGAAGTTCAAGACGAAGGTATTGGCATTCCCAAGGACATTCAATCCAAGTTGTTTCGAGCCTTTCGACGAGCACCCAATGTTGGGGATGTGCCCGGAGACGGCATTGGGCTAGTTGTGGTCAAACGCTGCCTAGATTTGCACGGAGGCGATATTACGTTTGAGAGCAAACCAGGTTGTACACTATTTCGAGTAATGTTACGGGTGCAATTTCTACGAGATGATACATCCCATGGCGGAGATACAGCAGGTCGGGGGTTGGCTACTAATTGACTGTGAAATCATCAGTGAGCCAACAGAACAATAGTAAACGAGTAAACGTTGACCCAAATTTGGGTTAATATTCCGAGCAAACATGCTAGTAGCTCTCGCTAGGATAAGGCGGCAGTGGCGATTAACTCTATTATCTGTGCACAATAATTAACTCTATTATCTGTGCACAATAATGGAGAAAAGTATGTCAACTGCCATATGGCCGAACCTTAAAACTCAATCCACTTGTGTAAGGGGTCAAGAGTTGTGCAAGCCAATTGGTCTACTGATTGCGAACAGAGCTACATTAGTGCCTTTCCTTTAGAAGGGTTTAACCAGCACTGT
This genomic window contains:
- a CDS encoding PAS domain S-box protein → MTSTAHSASPLEQAIIVDPVIVTPASPLGEVVLLMNQAQEESILAASDPSNQESYLQVARAGCVLVAQDGELFGVFTNQDLVRMAASGRQPGSVPVGQVITPQPVSLTRSQLQDPIAVLKYFHTQQITHLPIVDEHRQIVGLITTETLYRQSQSLDLLKSRMVAEAMTKDVVRAPLGVSMLAIAQLMAEQQANYVIITNTEGMATLHPEVPVYPVGIITSEDIVQAQAIGIDFVTIPASAVMNTPLACLSPQDTLWTAHQKMQRRHAKQMAVIGSQGELIGILHQSTLHQYIEPAEMYLLVESLQQRITQLEERQAELERLHKQDQQELIRYRSAYQRLRYEESKQRQLLEAATVGIWVFDKSQQTSFVNHHLLTTLGYTYDEMVGRPLSAFLESDDQATIPLPNADDLVPPALPMNGHYSAETHAITKQELRLRCKDNSFRWMLMSTQPLYSNTKDFLGVVTILTDLSETNLFDRQLQRLLSDTTHTTGQNFLETLVQRLAEVLAMDCVLITQVQNEQLQTHAAWVNGQLRPSITYAIANSPDKRTLYNGDYCCAQELQRHFPNLEPVLPSGLESYLGVVLRASEGEVIGTMALWSTRAIHMTYSLKTLLQLFAPRVVTELNRQRELDELQQTAENLRRELQEQSLVIQDGEKRFCDIANSLPVFLWMATEREKRWFSNRAWTDFTGRDRYEQLGHGWTEHIHADDINHYLDAYLAAFDAHEPLTIEYRLKHKDTKDYHWIVDQIAPRKNPDGSFAGYIGVGFDITAYRQTINRLQETLQRQQQDSEKRLANLTKILRQFRKPLATIVDQLKALASDTSHQSSSPSKHLARIQASVQQMGELLENGLIANQIETDELSFNPQTVNLVQVCEEIVNRLKNENPDHVFRTNFWQEDIRGDQQLMSARLDPKLLQRILQCLISNAVKYSPPKSTIQIRLIKGLKGQDLVAIEVQDEGIGIPKDIQSKLFRAFRRAPNVGDVPGDGIGLVVVKRCLDLHGGDITFESKPGCTLFRVMLRVQFLRDDTSHGGDTAGRGLATN